CAATGGCGACCTCAATAATGACGGCTCCGGCGGTAACAATGACCTGATCTTTATTCCGGCTACCAAAAATGATATCAAACTGGTACCGGTAGGTTATGGTGATAAAAATTTCGATGCCAGCAACCCTGCAGACAAACGCAGTGAAACGGTTATCTGGAACCAGCTGGACAATTTCATTAAACAGGATGATTACCTGAGCCACCACCGCGGCCAATATGCAGAGCGCAATGCCGTAGTGCTGCCATTCTTCAAACGCATGGACCTGAACATCACACAGGATATCTTCGTGTTCAGCGGCAAACAGAAAAACAAACATACGCTGCGCCTGACTTTTGATATCATCAATTTCGGCAACCTGCTCAACAGAAGATGGGGTACCTATCAGATTGCCAATGTGCCTAACTTCCTGAAATATGAAGGACAACTCCGCGATGCTACCGGTAAGCCTACCGCCGCACCGGCATTCTCTTTCCCTTACCAGGACAAGGACAACCAGATCCCCGTTACCAATTCCTGGAGAGACAATACCAACGCGCTTTCCCGCTGGCAGGGACAAGTGGGTATCCGGTATATCTTCAACTAAAAAAAATTTCTTACATCATAAAAAAGCCCCTGCTGTGTGACCAGCAGGGGCTTTTTTTATGATGTAAGTTATCTGACTTGATTTCAATAGACGCTCCGTTACAATAATCTGAAAACAAATGCGTTTAATACCTTAAACGCCTATATGCAGTACTTATAGGCAGAAAACAACAACGACAGTAAACTGTAATGCAGCTGTGATTAAACCTGATTAGCGAACTAATTCATCAACTGCTTCCATTGCCATTTTAGATATTCAATAAACTATCCGCCCTTTTTTGAAGTTTTGTTTCTTTTAAAATACTAAAAGAGACGAAAGGAGAAAGTGTGGAGTTAGCTAAAAAAAAAGACCTGCAAGCTAAAAAACCCGCAGGTGTTCATAACCTATGCCAACTTTAGAGTAATCGTGAAAACTTACAGCATATATTAACTATAAGTTTTATAATATCTTGTGTTAATAAAAGGTCTGTCTTTTTTATTTTTTGTTTTTGATTGTCTTTTATTGAGATAACATATCAGAAAATATATTTGTTCAAAAAAGTCAAAAATTTTTGGGCATTTATTATTTCTGATTTTGGTTTTTAGGGTCCCTTTCAGGGTCGCTCGTAATTATCTACGTATCACATTGTCTGTTTGGATTGCTAAAATGGAAAAAAAATTAAAATAAATTTAATTATTAAATTTCCATATGTATAATGAATTCGTTATTTGATCTCTTGACAAATTTCGATCAAAACCCCGTTCGTATTTTTAGGATGTAGGAAGCAAATCAGCTTGTTATCAGCGCCTTTCTTGGGGGTTTCCTGCAGCAAAACGAAGCCTTCCTGCTGCAACCTGGCCATTTCCGCATAAATATCCGCCACCTCAAAAGCAATATGATGCATTCCTTCTCCTTTTTTAGCCAAAAATTTAGCAATGGCACTGTCCGGCCCTGTAGCTTCCAATAATTCTATCTTGGTTTCACCCTGTTGAAAAAAAGCGGTCTGTACCTGTTCGCTCTCTACTTCCTCTTTTTTATAGCAGGGTGTGTTCAATAGTTTCTCAAATAACGGAACAGACACGTCCAGGGATGTGACCGCAATCCCGATATGCTCAACTTTTAACATGGGAAATTCTTTTACCGGTATGATTAATTACTGTCTTTCTTAACCCGGTAAAAATAGAACTTATGTCGTAGATTTGGATTGTTTGGGAGATAATATAAAAAATAAAGAGAATATGTTAGATCTGCCCGTTTACCTGGACAACAACGCCACCACGCCTTGCGATCCGCGGGTGCTGGAAGCCATGTTGCCTTATTTCACCGTGATGTTTGGTAATGCGGCAAGTCGCAGCCACGCCTTTGGCTGGTCAGCGGAAGCAGCCGTGGACCAGGCCCGGGAACAGGTAGCCCGATTGATAGGGGCGCAACCACAGGAGATCGTCTTTACCTCCGGCGCCACTGAGGCGGTCAACCTCGCCATCAAAGGCGTTTTTGAGACCTATACCGCCAAAGGCAATCATATCATTACTTGTCAAACAGAACACAAAGCTGTATTGGATACCTGCAAGCACCTGGAGAAAAAAGGCGCGGCAGTGACTTATCTGCCGGTCAACAGTGAAGGCCTTCCTGACCCGGAAGCGCTGGAAGCCGCTATCACCCCGCAGACCATCCTCATTGCCTTCATGTACGCCAATAATGAAACCGGCGTCATTCATCCGGTGCAGACCATTGGCGCCATTGCCAAAAAGCACGGCGTCATTTATCTCTGCGATGCGTCCCAGGCTGTTGGTAAAATACCGGTCAATGTGCTCAACGATCATATTGACCTGCTCACGCTCAGTGCCCATAAAATGTACGGGCCCAAAGGCGTAGGTGCGCTGTATGTGCGGCGCCGCGATCCGCGGGTAAAACTCACCGCCCAGATGGACGGCGGCGGCCATGAAAGAGGCATGCGCTCCGGCACCCTCAACGTGCCCGGCATCGTAGGACTGGGTAAAGCCTGTGAGCTGGCCCAACAGGAAATGTCGTCTGATGCAAAAAGATTGTCGCTCATGCGAAACCGCCTCCAGGATGCGTTATTACAAATAGAACAGGCGCATGTGAATGGTTCTGTAGAACACCGGCTGCCGCATGTCATGAATATTTCCTTTAAATATATAGAAGGCACCACCTTACTGATGGGATTCAACAAAACAATTGCACTCTCTTCCGGCTCCGCCTGTACAGCGGCCTCCATGGAACCCAGCTATGTGCTGAAAGCCCTCGGTATTGGCGACGATCTCGCCCATGCCTCCCTGCGCTTCGCTCTGGGCCGGTTCACCACCGACGAGCAAATCGATTATGCTATCCGTACCGTTACCAGCACCGTTCAACAGCTGCGGGCCGAAAGCCCCCTCTGGGAGATGTACCTGGAAGGACATCTGCAGGACAGCGCTTCCTGGGCACATCCATGATTTTCTTCCCGGCAACCATAATCTTATATATTTGTATTTTTATGTATCCTAATCCTTACACAACTGTCCATGCTTGCCATCTTTAAGAAAGAGATAAACCAGTTTTTCAGCAGCGTCACGGGTTATGTGGCCATTGTGCTGTTTTTACTGGCAAACGGCCTGTTCCTCTTCGTATTCCCGGACACCAGCCTGCTGGACACCGGCTATGCCAATCTGGACCCGCTGTTCGACCTTGCTCCGTTGATCTACCTGCTGCTTATACCTGCTATCACCATGCGCTGTTTTGCCGACGAGTTCAAAACCGGCACCATGGAGCTGTTGAGCACCAAACCCCTCAGCTGGTGGCAGATTGTGATGGGTAAATTCTGGGGCAGCCTGCTGATCGTAGGCATCTCCCTGGTACCAACCGTGGTATATTACATCGCCGTGCGGCAGTTGAGCGTAAACCCGCAACAGCTCGATAACGGCGGCATGCTGGGCGCCTACACCGGCCTGTTCCTGCTGGGCGCCGTTTTCACTGCTATCGGCCTGTGGGCATCTTCCCTTACGGCCAATGCCATGATCGCCTTTCTGATTGCCGTTTTCACCAGCTATATTTTTTACAATGGCTTCGATGCGCTCAGCAAAATCCCCGCTTTCAGCGGTGGCGCAGATTATTACCTGCAAATGGCCGGTATCCGCTTCCACTATACGTCTATCAGCCGGGGCGTCATCGACAGCCGCGATATCGTCTACTTTATCAGCGTCATCGGCCTGATGTTATATCTCACCAAATTATCCCTACAAAGAAAACTCTGGCAGAACGGTTAATATAAACAGTATGGCTAAACGAAAAAAATACATACAGCGGGCACTGGTCATTATCCTGGTACTTATAGGGGTGAATATAGCCGCGGCCTACTTCCACGGCCGATGGGACCTGACTGCTGAAAAAAGATATACGCTCACCAGCGGGACCAAACAGCTGCTCCGGCAGCTCAACAGCCCGGTAGATATTGAAGTGTTCCTGAAAGGGGATTATCCTGCCTCCTTTAAACAGCTGGCACAGTCCACACAGGAGCTGCTGGACGAATTCCGTGAATACGGCAAACAAAATATCCGTGTCACTTTCATCAATCCGGGGCAGGGCCTTTCCGACTCATCCCGCATGAAGTTTTTCGGTGAGCTTACCGCACAGGGCATCATGCCGTTTAATATGAAAGTACAGGAAGATGCCAACGAGAGCTATTCCGAAAAGCTCATCTTTCCCGGCGCACTGGTGCATTACAAAGGGAAAACGATCGGCGTGAACCTGTTGAAAAACCAGGGCGGACAAGATCCCCTGCAGACCATGAACAGCTCGGAAGCCTTGCTGGAATACCAGTTTGCCAATGCCATCAGCAAATTGCAGGAAGAAAAAAAGCCGCTGGTAGGCTATATGCTGGGCCATGGAGAATCGCTGGGCGCAGAAGTATATGACGCGCTCACCACGCTGCAATCCGGTTACGGACTGGACACGCTGACGCTGCAATCTGTTCCTGCTATCCCGCAGGATTTCAATATCATCCTGTTTGCCAAGCCTGCAGCGGCTTTCAGCGATCAGGACAAATTAAAGATCGATCAGTATGTCATGAACGGTGGAAAAGTGTTGTGGTTCCTGGATGAAACCAACGCCGCTATGGACAGCCTGCACCAGCGTTCCGAATTCCTTGCATTCGACAGAGGGCTGAACCTGGAAGACCTGTTATTCCGTTATGGCGTGCGTATCAATCAGGACCTGGTGCAGGACCTGCAGTCAGACATCGTGCCGCTGGTAGTGGGCAATGTGGGCAACAGGCCGCAGATACAACCGGTGCCATTTCCTTATTTCCCGATGCTGACGCCCACCGGCGCACATCCTATTGTAAAAAATATGGATATGGTACTGAGCCGCTTTGTCAGCTCTATGGACACCGTTAAAGCAGAAGGAGTAAAGAAAACCATCCTGCTGACCACCTCCCGCAGCAGCCGCCGTGTACGTATACCGGCACAGGTTAGCTGGGACATTGTAAAAACAAAACCCAATATCCGGGAATACCGCGAGCAGCACATCCCTGCGGCCGTATTGCTGGAAGGGCGTTTCACCTCATTGTTCCGCAACCGCCTGGACCAGGCCACTATGGCTGCTTTTCAGCAGGCAAGCGGACATCCCTTCCGGGAAACAGCTGATACTGCTAATAAAATGATCGTTGTCAGCGATGGCGACCTTATAGCCAATGCAGTGTCCCGCAAAGACGGCCCGTTGCAAATGGGCATTAATGAGTTTAATCCCGGCTTCGCCTTCGCCAATAAAGAGTTTTTTCTTAACTGTCTCGAATATCTGAGCGGTAAGAGCGGTATCATGGAAAGCCGGAACAAAGAACTCGCGCTCCGATTGCTGGACACAGAAAAAATAAAAAAGGAAAAAACAAAATGGCAGGCTATCTGCTTCCTGGTGCCAATAGGACTGGTATTGCTTTTCGCGATGGTATTCCAGTTTGTGCGCCAGCGTAAGTTTGCCGAATAAAGGCAGATAAATCAGCCTGTAATACCAAAGATATCGCAGTAAAAAATATTATTTTTTTAACCCATACAAATAAATGATGACCGGCGTCATCCGGTTTTAACTTTATTATATGCACTTTGCCAATGGTCTGTCTGACGCCTTTGCGTGGATAAATACATATCTTTGCCCTTCACAAAAAGCGAGCGTCTCATGACACCCATCCAGTGGACATATCTCATTTTCGGCATGGTGATAGTCCTGGCTTTAGTTTTTGACCTGGGTTTATTTAGTAAAAAAAACACCAAAACAACGCTAAAAACGGCTCTGTGGCAGAGCATTTTCTGGGTAGGGCTTGCAGTATTGTTCTTTGGATTTATGTGGTTTGAAGATGGCGCAGATACGGCCATCAGTTTCATGAGTGCTTATCTCATGGAGAAATCACTCTCTATGGACAATATTTTTGTATTTATTCTCATTTTTGGTTTCTTTAAAATAAAGGAAGAGCACTACTCGCGTGTATTATTGATAGGTATCCTGATGGCGTTGGTTTTTCGGGCTATTTTCATCAGTGTGGGAGTGGTGTTGATCGCGCGGTTTCACTGGATATTGTACCTTTTTGGCGCATTTCTGTTGTATACCGGATATAAGATGTTTACAGCGAAACCGGATGATGAATTTAAACCGGGAGAAAATGTGGCCTACCGGTTTATGAACAAATACCTGCGGGTAACGCATGAAGAGGCAGATGGAAAATTTGTGGTCCGCAGAAATAATAAGGTGTATCTGACTACGTTATCTGTAGTAGTCGTGATGCTTGCCGTAACCGATATTATTTTCGCCCTGGATTCCATTCCGGCGGTATTTGCCATATCACAACAACCGGTCGTGGTGTACACCTCCAACATATTTGCGGTACTGGGATTACGGTCCCTGTTCTTTTTGTTGAGAGGGGCGGTGGATAAATTTGATTATCTGCCCCAGGGTATTGCCATCGTACTGATATACATAGGACTGAAAATGCTGGCAGATTACTTTATCCATATACCGATATATGTATCGCTGTTAGTGATTGTTCTTTGTCTGGGAGGGTCAATCTGGTATTCCCTCCGTCATCAGAAAAATGAGTCACCGGAAAGAAAAGCCTAGTAATAAAATGACTGCTTCAAGAGTCACAGCAGTTGTTAATGATTATTCAAATCTGATAAAAGTGTATAACGCAGCAAGCATTAACAAGACGCTCAAAGGGGAATTGTTGCAAGAGACCGGATTTTCTGAAATTGAACATCTCTTACTGGACAGCCGGAAGCTGAGTTTTCCGGAAACATCTCTGTTCATACCCCTGGTTAGCCCCCGGCGCAACGCTCATCAGTATATTGAAGAGCTGTACCGCAAAGGGGTCAGCAACTTCATTGTGAGTGAGCCCGTGCCTTTGGAAAAATATCCTAAAGCCAACTTTATCCTGGTAAAAGATACCTTACAGGCGCTGCATACGCTGGTAGCATTCCACCGGCAGCAGTTCCATATTCCGGTTATTGGTATCACCGGCAGCAACGGTAAAACCATCGTGAAAGAATGGTTGTACCAATTGCTGGAAAAGGATTATAACATTGTGCGCAGCCCGAAGAGCTACAACTCCCAGATAGGGGTGCCGCTCTCCGTATGGCAGATGAAACCTGAACATCAGCTGGCTATTTTTGAAGCCGGTATTTCACAGCCCGGTGAGATGGTGAACCTGGAGAAGATTATCCGTCCTACTGTTGGCATCTTCACCAATATCGGCGAAGCGCATAGTGAAGGGTTCCTTAACATCCGGCAAAAGATCAACGAAAAGCTGGTCCTCTTTGCTAAAAGCGATATTCTTATCTATTGTAAAGACTACCTCGCACTCAACGAATGTGTGTTGTCTTTCCACAACCAGGTAGGCAAAAGAGAAAACCAGGAAGGCGGCGGCGGACCGGAACTGTTCTCCTGGTCCCGTAAAACAGACGCCGACCTGCGCATCGTCACCATCGACAAACACGATAACCAGACCCGTATTGAGGCCCTGTACAAACAGGAAACACTGCATATCAGCATTCCCTTTGTAGATGAAGGTTCCATCGAAAACGCCATTCACTGCTGGGCCCTGATGCTGTACCTCGGCAAAGAGCAGGAAGTGATACAACAACGGATGGACCTGCTGAGCAATGTGGCCATGCGGCTGGAACTGAAACAGGGCATCAATAACAGCTCCGTGATCAATGACGCCTATAATCTCGATCTGGGCTCACTGACCATTGCGCTCGATTTCCTGCAACAGCAACAACAGCATGCCACCCGCACCGTGATCCTGAGCGATATCCTGCAAAGCGGCAAAAGCGATGCTATCCTGTATGAGGAAGTGGCTGACCTGTTACAGAAAAAAGGCATCAATAAACTCATCGCCATCGGCAAAAACATCGGCCGGGAAAAGAAAAGTTTCCAGCAGGTGGAAGGCTTAAAGACACAGTTTTTCAATACGACCGACGAATATGTGCAGCAGTTCAATGCCGATGATTTCGAGAACGAAACCATTCTGGTGAAAGGCTCCCGTGTTTTTCAGTTTGAGCGTATCGGCAAACTGCTGGAGCAGAAAGCACACCAGACCATCCTGGAGATCAACCTGACAGCTATCGCGCATAATGTGAAGCAGTACCAGTCTTTGCTGAAACCAGGCACCAAACTGATGGCCATGGTAAAAGCGTTTTCCTATGGCAGCGGCAGCTTTGAAATAGCCAACCTGCTGCAATTCCATGGGGTAGACTACCTCGCCGTGGCTTATGCCGATGAAGGCGTGGAACTGCGCCGTGCCGGCATTACCATGCCGATTATGGTGATGAACCCCGAACCAGCCAGTTTCGATGCTATCCTGCACTGGAACCTGGAACCGGAGATCTATTCCATGAGCATCCTGCTGCAGTTTATGGAAGAAGTGAGCGCTGCCGGCAAGACCGAATTCCCGATCCATATCAAGCTGGACACCGGTATGCACCGGCTCGGCTTTGTAAAGAAGGATATCCCCGAACTGGCGCAGGCCCTCACGGCCAACCAATTGCTCAAAGTGCAGTCTATTTTCAGTCACCTGGCAGCCAGCGAAGACCCGGAGAAAGACGCGCTGACACAACAGCAGGGCCGTTTATTCTATGAAATGAGCCATGAGCTGCAGAAAGCGCTGAGTTATGCGGTTATCCGACATATTTCCAATAGTTCCGGTATTACCCGTCATCCGGACCTGCACCTGGACATGGTAAGACTGGGCATTGGCATGTATGGCCTCGATTACAGCAATGGAATCCAGGACCAGCTGCGGAATGTCAGCACCCTGAAAACCACGGTGGCACAGCTGAAGAACCTGGAAGCCGGTGACACGGTGGGTTATGGCGCCCGTTGGACTGCCAAAGGACCGGCCGTGACCGCCACTGTGCGTATTGGTTATGCCGACGGTTACCCCCGCAGAATGGGCAACGGCACAGGTAAAATGCTGATCCGTGGCAAACTGGCGCCCGTTATCGGCGCAGTGGCCATGGACATGCTGATGCTGGACGTGACCCATATCCCTGATATCATGGAAGGCGACGAGGTGATCGTTTTCGGCCAGGACCTGTCAGTGCAGCAATTGGCCGATTGGGCAGACACCATTGCCTATGAAATATTAACAGGAATTTCACAGCGGGTGAAACGGGTATATTTTCAGGAATAATGATATTGCAGGTTTCGGACTTTGAAATAATCTGTTATTTTTGACAAAATTTTAATATAAGTTGAAATATCGTCACGTAGTACTCATTGTTATCCTTATCCTGGTCATTGATCAGACGCTGAAATTCTGGATCAAGACGCACATGTTCATGCAACAGGAGTTCATCATTTTCCCCAATTGGTTCCGTATCCATTTCATCGAAAATGAAGGGATGGCCTATGGTCTCAAGTTTGGTGGTGATTTCGGCAAGATCCTGCTGACCACCTTCCGGCTGGTAGCAGTAGTGGCTGGTTTCATCTACATCAAAAAGCTTATCCGGGAAAAATACAGCACCGGTTTGCTGATCTGTGGCTCCCTCATCCTGGCAGGCGCAGCTGGCAACCTGATAGATAGCATGTTCTACGGCCTTATTTTCAACGACAGCATCGGCTATGAAGTAGCGAAGTTTATGCCTGCCGGCGGCGGTTATGGCAGCTTCCTCCACGGCCGTGTGGTGGATATGCTGTACTTCCCCATCTATGAAGGCTACCTGCCCAGCTGGGTGCCTTTCAAAGGAGGCGACTACTTT
The Chitinophaga varians genome window above contains:
- the gldF gene encoding gliding motility-associated ABC transporter permease subunit GldF gives rise to the protein MLAIFKKEINQFFSSVTGYVAIVLFLLANGLFLFVFPDTSLLDTGYANLDPLFDLAPLIYLLLIPAITMRCFADEFKTGTMELLSTKPLSWWQIVMGKFWGSLLIVGISLVPTVVYYIAVRQLSVNPQQLDNGGMLGAYTGLFLLGAVFTAIGLWASSLTANAMIAFLIAVFTSYIFYNGFDALSKIPAFSGGADYYLQMAGIRFHYTSISRGVIDSRDIVYFISVIGLMLYLTKLSLQRKLWQNG
- the gldG gene encoding gliding motility-associated ABC transporter substrate-binding protein GldG; the encoded protein is MAKRKKYIQRALVIILVLIGVNIAAAYFHGRWDLTAEKRYTLTSGTKQLLRQLNSPVDIEVFLKGDYPASFKQLAQSTQELLDEFREYGKQNIRVTFINPGQGLSDSSRMKFFGELTAQGIMPFNMKVQEDANESYSEKLIFPGALVHYKGKTIGVNLLKNQGGQDPLQTMNSSEALLEYQFANAISKLQEEKKPLVGYMLGHGESLGAEVYDALTTLQSGYGLDTLTLQSVPAIPQDFNIILFAKPAAAFSDQDKLKIDQYVMNGGKVLWFLDETNAAMDSLHQRSEFLAFDRGLNLEDLLFRYGVRINQDLVQDLQSDIVPLVVGNVGNRPQIQPVPFPYFPMLTPTGAHPIVKNMDMVLSRFVSSMDTVKAEGVKKTILLTTSRSSRRVRIPAQVSWDIVKTKPNIREYREQHIPAAVLLEGRFTSLFRNRLDQATMAAFQQASGHPFRETADTANKMIVVSDGDLIANAVSRKDGPLQMGINEFNPGFAFANKEFFLNCLEYLSGKSGIMESRNKELALRLLDTEKIKKEKTKWQAICFLVPIGLVLLFAMVFQFVRQRKFAE
- a CDS encoding TerC/Alx family metal homeostasis membrane protein; amino-acid sequence: MTPIQWTYLIFGMVIVLALVFDLGLFSKKNTKTTLKTALWQSIFWVGLAVLFFGFMWFEDGADTAISFMSAYLMEKSLSMDNIFVFILIFGFFKIKEEHYSRVLLIGILMALVFRAIFISVGVVLIARFHWILYLFGAFLLYTGYKMFTAKPDDEFKPGENVAYRFMNKYLRVTHEEADGKFVVRRNNKVYLTTLSVVVVMLAVTDIIFALDSIPAVFAISQQPVVVYTSNIFAVLGLRSLFFLLRGAVDKFDYLPQGIAIVLIYIGLKMLADYFIHIPIYVSLLVIVLCLGGSIWYSLRHQKNESPERKA
- the mce gene encoding methylmalonyl-CoA epimerase, which encodes MLKVEHIGIAVTSLDVSVPLFEKLLNTPCYKKEEVESEQVQTAFFQQGETKIELLEATGPDSAIAKFLAKKGEGMHHIAFEVADIYAEMARLQQEGFVLLQETPKKGADNKLICFLHPKNTNGVLIEICQEIK
- a CDS encoding IscS subfamily cysteine desulfurase; translation: MLDLPVYLDNNATTPCDPRVLEAMLPYFTVMFGNAASRSHAFGWSAEAAVDQAREQVARLIGAQPQEIVFTSGATEAVNLAIKGVFETYTAKGNHIITCQTEHKAVLDTCKHLEKKGAAVTYLPVNSEGLPDPEALEAAITPQTILIAFMYANNETGVIHPVQTIGAIAKKHGVIYLCDASQAVGKIPVNVLNDHIDLLTLSAHKMYGPKGVGALYVRRRDPRVKLTAQMDGGGHERGMRSGTLNVPGIVGLGKACELAQQEMSSDAKRLSLMRNRLQDALLQIEQAHVNGSVEHRLPHVMNISFKYIEGTTLLMGFNKTIALSSGSACTAASMEPSYVLKALGIGDDLAHASLRFALGRFTTDEQIDYAIRTVTSTVQQLRAESPLWEMYLEGHLQDSASWAHP
- a CDS encoding bifunctional UDP-N-acetylmuramoyl-tripeptide:D-alanyl-D-alanine ligase/alanine racemase — protein: MYNAASINKTLKGELLQETGFSEIEHLLLDSRKLSFPETSLFIPLVSPRRNAHQYIEELYRKGVSNFIVSEPVPLEKYPKANFILVKDTLQALHTLVAFHRQQFHIPVIGITGSNGKTIVKEWLYQLLEKDYNIVRSPKSYNSQIGVPLSVWQMKPEHQLAIFEAGISQPGEMVNLEKIIRPTVGIFTNIGEAHSEGFLNIRQKINEKLVLFAKSDILIYCKDYLALNECVLSFHNQVGKRENQEGGGGPELFSWSRKTDADLRIVTIDKHDNQTRIEALYKQETLHISIPFVDEGSIENAIHCWALMLYLGKEQEVIQQRMDLLSNVAMRLELKQGINNSSVINDAYNLDLGSLTIALDFLQQQQQHATRTVILSDILQSGKSDAILYEEVADLLQKKGINKLIAIGKNIGREKKSFQQVEGLKTQFFNTTDEYVQQFNADDFENETILVKGSRVFQFERIGKLLEQKAHQTILEINLTAIAHNVKQYQSLLKPGTKLMAMVKAFSYGSGSFEIANLLQFHGVDYLAVAYADEGVELRRAGITMPIMVMNPEPASFDAILHWNLEPEIYSMSILLQFMEEVSAAGKTEFPIHIKLDTGMHRLGFVKKDIPELAQALTANQLLKVQSIFSHLAASEDPEKDALTQQQGRLFYEMSHELQKALSYAVIRHISNSSGITRHPDLHLDMVRLGIGMYGLDYSNGIQDQLRNVSTLKTTVAQLKNLEAGDTVGYGARWTAKGPAVTATVRIGYADGYPRRMGNGTGKMLIRGKLAPVIGAVAMDMLMLDVTHIPDIMEGDEVIVFGQDLSVQQLADWADTIAYEILTGISQRVKRVYFQE
- a CDS encoding lipoprotein signal peptidase, with amino-acid sequence MKYRHVVLIVILILVIDQTLKFWIKTHMFMQQEFIIFPNWFRIHFIENEGMAYGLKFGGDFGKILLTTFRLVAVVAGFIYIKKLIREKYSTGLLICGSLILAGAAGNLIDSMFYGLIFNDSIGYEVAKFMPAGGGYGSFLHGRVVDMLYFPIYEGYLPSWVPFKGGDYFVFFRPVFNIADAAISIGVITILLFQRRFLARHTAPQQEKAPVEI